One genomic region from Spirosoma sp. KCTC 42546 encodes:
- a CDS encoding tetratricopeptide repeat protein, protein MAKKKQPSGYENPRSAASKPTPNTTPGTVRPSATRPVDTAQRAPVRPTVTKPAETPELPIERRPVAWWPPAILALLGFALYINTFGHQYALDDIAAVGQNLFVKKGLAGIPDLLRTEFWHFSNISLGYYRPLSLITFAMEQEYFKDNPNISHMINAGLYGVTGLIVGVLLQKWLTNQTITAFLIGLVFIAHPLHTEIVANIKGRDEILSFLFISLMLLSYWKHLESDSPFWFKGPVNDWPLGGILGLFSVVGGWVIGSSLMVNTLGSTAGGILGVLIMGALSGSWLGLACASLYFAFLSKESSIVSLALIPAMQYWFARRNVWQSLISLWPFLIVTALFFYQKQKMIGTLSGTPPIDWANYPYAIEKTQKSTMFKFLEYYLRLLILPHPLVYDYSYNVIPSGGKGDILTWAGFFTFIGLVWLAWKGFMKRTLWGFGIVWFFVTMAPGLGFIWFRGGIFAERFSYAAVMGFGFILVWALQKLLVRNSESSPKPILVRYAPLLGLMAVVAGLYSFKTVERNRDWENNFVLFNSALPYAPNSCQVQRHVANEWIEKGLKDRAKADSIANATNALKPKPTVEQIKKAQTLIDTNIAHANKHGRWALDHLQESTRIYPSFGEAYFSMAYVFQKITPNVDSAKYYYKQTIRAANAYAPAYNNLGVIYQGEGQTQNNRQKLELASYYYNRSMIVNPAYVDGQNNRANLLKAFGIDVKVLPDSIINKY, encoded by the coding sequence ATGGCTAAAAAAAAGCAACCATCTGGCTACGAGAATCCTCGCTCGGCAGCTTCCAAACCCACACCAAACACGACACCGGGAACCGTGCGGCCCAGCGCAACTCGCCCAGTTGATACTGCCCAGCGTGCCCCCGTGCGTCCAACTGTAACAAAACCTGCTGAAACGCCTGAACTCCCTATTGAGAGACGGCCTGTGGCGTGGTGGCCACCTGCTATTTTGGCGTTACTCGGGTTTGCTTTATACATAAACACATTTGGGCATCAATATGCGCTGGACGATATAGCTGCTGTTGGGCAGAACTTATTCGTAAAAAAAGGCCTTGCCGGTATTCCCGACTTATTGCGCACGGAATTTTGGCACTTTAGTAATATTTCGCTAGGCTATTATCGTCCGCTTTCGCTCATCACCTTTGCGATGGAGCAAGAATATTTTAAAGATAATCCTAACATCAGCCACATGATTAATGCGGGGCTGTATGGAGTAACCGGCTTAATTGTCGGTGTATTATTACAGAAATGGCTGACCAACCAAACGATCACCGCATTTTTGATCGGATTAGTTTTTATTGCCCATCCACTTCACACGGAGATTGTTGCCAACATTAAAGGCCGCGATGAAATTCTGAGTTTCCTGTTTATTTCGCTGATGCTGCTTTCCTACTGGAAGCATCTGGAATCCGATTCTCCGTTCTGGTTCAAAGGGCCTGTCAATGACTGGCCGTTAGGCGGCATACTGGGACTCTTTTCTGTTGTAGGAGGCTGGGTTATTGGCAGTAGCTTGATGGTGAATACCTTAGGCAGTACAGCGGGTGGTATACTAGGTGTACTGATTATGGGAGCTCTATCGGGAAGCTGGCTGGGTCTTGCCTGTGCATCGCTCTACTTTGCCTTTCTCTCGAAAGAATCATCCATTGTGAGTCTGGCCTTAATTCCAGCTATGCAATATTGGTTTGCCCGTCGGAATGTCTGGCAATCACTCATTAGTTTATGGCCATTCCTGATTGTTACAGCGCTGTTTTTCTACCAGAAGCAGAAAATGATTGGTACCCTTAGTGGTACTCCGCCTATTGACTGGGCTAACTACCCATACGCCATTGAGAAGACCCAGAAGTCGACCATGTTTAAGTTTCTGGAATACTACCTGCGTTTGCTTATTTTACCGCACCCGTTGGTATACGACTATTCCTATAACGTTATCCCATCGGGCGGTAAGGGCGATATACTGACATGGGCTGGCTTTTTTACGTTCATAGGGTTGGTTTGGCTGGCCTGGAAAGGATTTATGAAACGTACCCTTTGGGGCTTTGGTATCGTCTGGTTTTTTGTAACTATGGCACCTGGTCTGGGCTTTATCTGGTTCCGGGGTGGTATTTTTGCCGAACGTTTCTCCTATGCGGCTGTTATGGGATTTGGCTTTATACTCGTCTGGGCTTTACAAAAACTACTCGTCCGCAACTCAGAAAGTTCGCCCAAACCGATACTGGTCCGCTATGCGCCGTTGTTAGGTCTGATGGCCGTCGTGGCTGGGTTATATTCCTTCAAAACTGTTGAGCGTAACCGTGATTGGGAAAATAACTTTGTCCTTTTCAATTCAGCACTTCCTTATGCGCCCAATAGCTGTCAGGTGCAACGTCATGTAGCCAATGAGTGGATTGAAAAAGGACTGAAAGATCGCGCCAAGGCCGATTCTATTGCCAACGCCACAAACGCTCTTAAGCCGAAGCCTACTGTGGAACAGATCAAGAAGGCTCAAACATTAATCGATACGAATATCGCGCATGCTAACAAGCATGGCCGCTGGGCACTCGATCACCTACAGGAATCAACCCGGATTTACCCCAGCTTTGGTGAAGCTTATTTTTCGATGGCCTATGTGTTCCAGAAAATTACGCCCAACGTCGACTCGGCTAAATACTATTATAAGCAGACGATTCGTGCTGCCAATGCCTATGCACCGGCCTATAACAACCTCGGCGTGATTTACCAGGGTGAGGGACAGACACAGAACAACCGGCAGAAACTTGAACTGGCATCCTACTACTATAACCGCTCAATGATAGTGAACCCGGCCTATGTAGATGGACAGAATAACCGGGCAAACTTACTTAAAGCCTTTGGCATCGATGTGAAAGTGTTGCCCGATTCGATTATCAATAAGTATTAG
- a CDS encoding fatty acid desaturase — translation MKLLSTIQDPTFTVGNYNRLDRFFLQFIKDERDLPFIYLTIRICLTLIPLSVLLFMPFLTGWAWWAVAALHFIFSNLGIKGPFGLMLHCTSHRQFFKTEYDWMNKFLPWILAPFFGHTPETYYSHHIGMHHPENNLEEDDSSTMTYQRDSFWSFMAYFGRFFAIGVRNLLNYLRQKNRPKLATRALTGEIIFTIVCVGLCFINWKATFLVFIFPLFIYRFIAMLGNWTQHSFVDFEDPGNAYKNSITCINVRYNKKCWNDGYHISHHVRPAMHWTEHPTFFLKTKDKYAQNQAVVFDGIDFGQVFFLLMFKKYDVLARNMVNINNAFADDQEAIALLRKRTQRIPLKTVVPAMPQVSVVAA, via the coding sequence ATGAAGTTATTGAGCACTATTCAGGACCCTACCTTTACTGTAGGCAATTATAATCGACTGGATCGTTTTTTTCTCCAGTTTATTAAAGACGAACGCGACTTACCCTTTATTTATCTCACCATCCGCATTTGTCTGACGCTCATTCCACTCAGTGTACTCTTATTTATGCCTTTTTTGACAGGATGGGCTTGGTGGGCAGTGGCAGCGCTTCATTTTATCTTTAGTAATCTAGGCATTAAAGGCCCTTTTGGACTGATGTTGCACTGTACGAGCCATCGGCAGTTTTTCAAAACGGAGTATGACTGGATGAATAAGTTTCTGCCCTGGATACTGGCTCCGTTTTTTGGTCATACACCTGAAACATACTATAGTCACCATATTGGAATGCACCATCCTGAAAATAACCTCGAAGAGGATGATAGCAGCACGATGACGTATCAGCGAGATAGCTTTTGGAGTTTTATGGCTTATTTCGGCCGTTTTTTTGCAATTGGCGTGCGAAACCTGCTGAATTACCTTCGCCAGAAAAATCGCCCGAAATTGGCTACCCGCGCCTTAACCGGTGAGATTATATTCACCATTGTTTGTGTTGGTCTGTGCTTCATAAACTGGAAGGCTACGTTTTTGGTGTTCATTTTTCCGCTCTTTATCTATCGGTTCATTGCTATGCTGGGCAACTGGACGCAACACTCATTCGTGGATTTCGAAGACCCAGGTAATGCCTATAAAAACAGTATTACCTGCATTAATGTGCGGTATAACAAAAAATGCTGGAATGATGGCTACCATATCAGTCATCATGTTCGACCTGCCATGCACTGGACCGAACACCCAACCTTTTTTCTGAAAACTAAAGATAAATATGCTCAAAATCAGGCTGTTGTTTTCGATGGTATAGATTTTGGGCAAGTTTTCTTCCTGCTGATGTTTAAGAAATACGATGTATTAGCTCGAAATATGGTTAATATCAACAATGCCTTTGCTGATGATCAGGAAGCAATTGCCCTACTTCGAAAGCGTACGCAGCGAATTCCATTGAAGACTGTGGTTCCCGCCATGCCACAAGTGTCAGTTGTGGCTGCATAA
- the gnd gene encoding phosphogluconate dehydrogenase (NAD(+)-dependent, decarboxylating), translated as MHIGFIGLGKMGFNLVSNLVKHGHTVVGYDINPTLVEGVKNEGAQGANTLPELYNALPEKRVLWLMIPAGPLIDTVIEQLLVVMQPGDVIIDGGNSHYKDSIRRHDYLKQKGIGFLDCGTSGGISGALHGACTMVGGDPDVIEPLHGVFQAISVEDGYLYTGPAGSGHFTKMVHNGIEYGMMQSIAEGFEVLEKSPFPFDFEAVAKMWSHGSVIRGWLMELTEHAFSKDPKLDAIKGRMFSSGEGKWTLETALDLGVPTPVMALALMTRYRSLQDDTFTGKVVAALRNEFGGHAVEKK; from the coding sequence ATGCATATTGGATTCATTGGCTTAGGCAAAATGGGGTTTAACCTCGTCAGTAACTTAGTAAAGCATGGCCATACGGTTGTTGGTTATGATATTAACCCAACTCTGGTTGAAGGCGTTAAGAATGAAGGTGCCCAGGGCGCTAACACCTTGCCAGAACTTTATAATGCATTGCCGGAGAAGCGCGTACTATGGCTGATGATTCCGGCTGGACCGCTGATTGATACGGTTATTGAGCAACTACTGGTTGTTATGCAGCCGGGCGATGTTATTATTGATGGTGGTAACTCTCACTATAAGGATTCAATTCGACGGCATGATTATCTAAAACAAAAAGGCATTGGCTTCCTGGATTGTGGAACTAGTGGCGGCATCAGTGGCGCATTACACGGAGCCTGCACTATGGTAGGTGGCGATCCAGACGTTATTGAGCCACTCCATGGCGTGTTTCAGGCTATATCTGTGGAAGATGGTTATTTATACACGGGTCCGGCAGGTAGCGGACACTTTACCAAAATGGTCCATAATGGAATCGAATATGGGATGATGCAGTCTATTGCTGAGGGGTTTGAAGTATTGGAAAAAAGTCCGTTCCCGTTTGATTTTGAAGCTGTGGCCAAAATGTGGAGTCATGGCTCGGTCATTCGCGGCTGGCTAATGGAGTTAACTGAACATGCCTTTAGTAAAGACCCAAAACTAGACGCTATCAAAGGTCGAATGTTTTCTTCTGGCGAAGGGAAATGGACGCTTGAAACAGCTCTTGATCTGGGTGTGCCAACACCCGTAATGGCGCTGGCCTTGATGACTCGTTATCGTTCTTTACAGGATGATACGTTTACCGGGAAAGTAGTGGCAGCGCTACGAAATGAATTCGGTGGGCATGCCGTCGAGAAAAAATAA
- a CDS encoding DNA/RNA non-specific endonuclease, with translation MSAKSIQLHHPFKTIILAVSLGLLLNGCLTVRPTVSATPTVTAPLNRANNLALGNPSGASASNPNNYLISRPQYILSYSRVRGIANWVSWRLSPSWKGDAKRTTEFRPDPSLPTGWYAARPSDYTNTGFDRGHLCPSDDRDITPEDNAATFLLSNIVPQAPRHNREVWKSLEDYERQLMSNGNDVYIIAGVAGTGGIGQNGFATTLANGKLTVPASLWKILVVVPSGTDNTFQITANTRVIAVNIPNNQTAADKPWRAYLTSIDELENLTGYDFLSNVPVDIQQIIERQIDGGNS, from the coding sequence ATGTCAGCAAAATCAATCCAACTTCATCATCCGTTCAAAACTATTATTTTAGCGGTCAGTCTGGGGCTCCTGCTGAACGGTTGTCTGACGGTTCGTCCAACAGTGTCCGCAACACCTACAGTTACGGCTCCTCTCAATCGTGCCAACAACCTTGCTCTCGGCAATCCGAGTGGAGCATCGGCCAGTAATCCCAACAATTACCTCATCAGTCGCCCGCAATACATACTGTCCTATAGTCGTGTCCGGGGCATTGCAAACTGGGTAAGCTGGCGCCTAAGCCCATCCTGGAAAGGCGATGCCAAACGAACAACTGAGTTCCGGCCAGACCCTTCATTACCAACGGGTTGGTACGCTGCCCGCCCGTCAGATTATACCAATACCGGCTTCGACCGGGGCCACCTTTGTCCATCCGACGACCGCGACATAACGCCCGAGGATAATGCCGCCACCTTCCTCCTATCCAACATCGTGCCACAAGCGCCAAGGCACAATCGGGAAGTCTGGAAAAGTTTAGAAGACTATGAACGACAACTAATGTCGAACGGTAACGATGTCTATATTATTGCCGGAGTAGCTGGTACTGGTGGCATTGGCCAGAATGGTTTTGCAACCACGCTGGCCAATGGGAAACTAACCGTTCCAGCCTCCTTATGGAAGATACTGGTGGTAGTACCTTCCGGTACTGACAATACATTTCAGATCACAGCCAACACCCGAGTGATTGCGGTAAATATTCCTAATAATCAGACGGCTGCCGACAAACCCTGGCGTGCTTACCTAACCAGTATTGATGAACTCGAAAATCTAACCGGCTACGACTTTCTGTCCAATGTACCAGTTGACATCCAGCAGATTATTGAAAGGCAGATTGACGGAGGGAATAGTTAG